In Labrys wisconsinensis, the following are encoded in one genomic region:
- the phnX gene encoding phosphonoacetaldehyde hydrolase codes for MSALKAAVFDWAGTIVDFGSRAPMGAFVEVFREFGVDIAIEEARGPMGLPKWQHIEALMHQPRIAAAWEAAHGHAPGNADIDKVYAVFTPLNARVVTNFGKLIPGAAETVRALRERGLKIGSTTGYTRDIMQPLLPVAAAQGYEPDNLVCAGDLAAGRPSPLMMYRTFADLGVWPAAAVVKVDDTDPGIAEGKAAGTWTVGVAISGNALGLSEEEWTALGTEERRKRSDAAYAALHAAGADYVIDSVADLLPVIDSIEKRLAAGERPPA; via the coding sequence ATGAGCGCTCTCAAGGCCGCGGTGTTCGACTGGGCCGGCACCATCGTCGATTTCGGCTCGCGGGCGCCGATGGGCGCCTTCGTCGAGGTGTTCAGGGAGTTCGGCGTCGATATCGCCATCGAGGAGGCGAGGGGCCCGATGGGCCTGCCGAAATGGCAGCACATCGAGGCGCTGATGCATCAGCCGCGCATCGCCGCCGCCTGGGAAGCCGCCCACGGCCATGCCCCCGGCAATGCCGACATCGACAAGGTCTATGCGGTGTTCACCCCGCTCAATGCCCGCGTCGTCACCAATTTCGGCAAGCTCATTCCCGGCGCGGCCGAGACGGTGCGCGCCTTGCGCGAGCGCGGGCTGAAGATCGGCTCGACCACCGGCTATACCCGCGACATCATGCAGCCGCTGCTCCCCGTCGCCGCGGCGCAGGGCTATGAGCCCGACAACCTGGTCTGCGCCGGGGACCTGGCCGCCGGCCGTCCCTCGCCGCTGATGATGTACCGCACCTTCGCCGATCTCGGCGTGTGGCCCGCCGCGGCGGTGGTCAAGGTCGACGACACCGACCCCGGCATCGCCGAGGGCAAGGCGGCCGGCACCTGGACCGTGGGCGTCGCGATTTCCGGCAACGCCCTCGGGCTCTCCGAGGAGGAATGGACGGCGCTGGGCACCGAGGAACGCCGCAAGCGCAGCGACGCCGCCTACGCCGCCCTCCATGCCGCCGGGGCCGACTACGTCATCGATTCGGTGGCGGACCTCCTGCCCGTGATCGACTCGATCGAGAAGCGCCTGGCGGCGGGAGAGCGCCCGCCGGCGTGA
- a CDS encoding GFA family protein: protein MTDDTNVRAGQCHCGAVRFEVTLSDGFNSIRRCTCSYCRMRGAVVVMAEMGGIKVLQGEDALTSYRFHTGSAQHFFCSRCGIYTHHQRRSDQSLFAVNVACLDGVSPFDFPEVPVMDGINHTNDTGRPTRRAGTLRFIAADQGSVGE from the coding sequence ATGACAGACGACACGAACGTTCGAGCCGGGCAGTGCCATTGCGGTGCGGTGCGTTTCGAGGTGACGCTCAGCGACGGCTTCAATTCGATCCGCCGCTGCACTTGCTCTTACTGCCGAATGCGAGGCGCCGTCGTTGTCATGGCGGAAATGGGTGGGATCAAGGTCCTGCAAGGCGAGGATGCGTTGACAAGCTACCGCTTCCATACCGGATCGGCGCAGCACTTCTTCTGTTCCCGCTGCGGAATATACACACATCATCAACGGCGATCCGACCAGAGCCTGTTCGCCGTAAACGTGGCTTGCCTGGACGGGGTAAGCCCATTCGATTTCCCTGAGGTGCCTGTCATGGATGGCATCAATCATACGAACGACACCGGCAGGCCAACGCGTCGAGCAGGCACACTTCGCTTCATCGCAGCCGACCAAGGAAGCGTCGGCGAATAG
- a CDS encoding substrate-binding periplasmic protein gives MNTTMQTGGSRRRGFVRSVCAAVAALVIGCAGAPARAEPPRTVEPGKLTIGFNGDMPMTGLKDGKLIGTDGALLAKIAADLGLEVKPVQMEWSALIQATKQGKVDIMLGSMGWTVDRTKILLMTDPIYYFGTYLLQKKETNYSTFADIAGKKIGTVTGFTLVPELKTVPGVGEVKLYDTSDAVIRDVVAGRVDMAVLDPGLVEYALLQHPEWGLHQVALKPEPDKYPIMSTKYYSIMGLWPQDKELYEAINKEIAKAWAECANVKVMAEYGLGDPSWFAPPAKDYRNGVDRPADWKAPAAAESCFKK, from the coding sequence ATGAACACCACCATGCAGACCGGCGGATCGCGCCGGCGAGGTTTCGTGCGCAGCGTCTGTGCAGCCGTCGCAGCGCTCGTCATCGGCTGCGCCGGCGCACCGGCCCGTGCCGAGCCGCCCCGGACCGTCGAGCCGGGCAAGCTGACGATCGGCTTCAACGGCGACATGCCGATGACCGGCCTCAAGGACGGCAAGCTGATCGGCACCGACGGCGCGCTGCTGGCCAAGATCGCCGCCGACCTCGGCCTCGAGGTCAAGCCCGTGCAGATGGAGTGGTCGGCGCTGATCCAGGCGACCAAGCAGGGCAAGGTCGACATCATGCTCGGCTCGATGGGCTGGACGGTCGACCGCACCAAGATCCTGCTGATGACCGACCCGATCTATTATTTCGGCACCTATCTCCTGCAGAAGAAGGAGACGAACTATTCGACCTTCGCCGACATCGCCGGCAAGAAGATCGGCACCGTCACCGGCTTCACCCTGGTGCCGGAGCTCAAGACCGTGCCGGGCGTCGGCGAGGTCAAGCTCTACGACACCTCCGACGCCGTGATCCGGGACGTCGTTGCCGGTCGCGTCGATATGGCGGTGCTCGATCCCGGCCTGGTCGAATACGCGCTTCTCCAGCATCCGGAATGGGGGCTGCACCAGGTCGCGCTGAAGCCCGAGCCCGACAAGTACCCGATCATGTCGACCAAGTATTACTCGATCATGGGTCTGTGGCCGCAGGACAAGGAGCTCTACGAGGCGATCAACAAGGAGATCGCCAAGGCCTGGGCCGAGTGCGCCAATGTGAAGGTGATGGCGGAATACGGCCTCGGCGATCCGAGCTGGTTCGCGCCGCCGGCCAAGGATTACCGCAACGGCGTCGACCGTCCGGCCGACTGGAAGGCGCCGGCCGCGGCCGAGAGCTGCTTCAAGAAATAG
- a CDS encoding RidA family protein: MKTVVKTHLPGEDAPIEWAVSADGILYTAQIPIREDGSIETGDIAAQADLTFSNLRRTIEAAGGTLEDVTQVLVYLTDKAAFQGMNAVYRRYFSKPYPNRATVIVAGLMVPDAMIEIVAYAHIRR, encoded by the coding sequence ATGAAGACCGTCGTCAAGACCCATCTGCCCGGTGAGGACGCGCCCATCGAGTGGGCCGTCAGCGCGGACGGGATCCTCTACACGGCGCAGATCCCGATCCGGGAAGACGGCTCGATCGAGACCGGCGATATCGCGGCCCAGGCCGATCTCACCTTCTCCAACCTGAGGCGCACGATCGAGGCGGCCGGAGGCACGCTGGAGGATGTCACCCAGGTGCTGGTCTACCTGACCGACAAGGCGGCCTTTCAGGGCATGAACGCCGTCTATCGGCGCTACTTCTCGAAGCCCTACCCAAACCGCGCGACCGTCATCGTCGCCGGCCTGATGGTGCCTGACGCGATGATCGAGATCGTCGCCTACGCGCATATCAGGCGCTGA
- a CDS encoding FadR/GntR family transcriptional regulator, which produces MDELLPSRAAAHADPQPDGAEPPIRRLKLHDQIVATLGSRIVAGRFGESGLLPTESELAAELGVSRNALREAVKVLVSKGMVEVRPKTGTRIRPIREWNLLDRDVLGWHAQSDLRLIRAFDLVEFRLVVEPRAAALAAKRGTVEDFAAIDAACTALEACVGKPGLVPHRDIVFHRSIHKASHNAILNHLGSLTSSLMQIQVLMTTQEPGSFEKGLPLHRALTEAIKAGDAARAEAISRDLVQMPYSDLADRLAVPPERQL; this is translated from the coding sequence GTGGACGAACTGCTTCCTTCACGCGCCGCCGCCCACGCCGACCCGCAACCGGACGGCGCCGAGCCGCCGATCCGGCGCCTCAAGCTCCACGACCAGATCGTCGCCACCCTCGGCAGCCGCATCGTGGCCGGACGGTTCGGCGAGAGCGGCCTCCTGCCGACGGAGAGCGAGCTGGCGGCCGAGCTCGGCGTCAGCCGCAACGCACTCCGCGAGGCGGTGAAGGTTCTGGTCAGCAAGGGCATGGTCGAGGTGAGGCCCAAGACCGGCACGCGCATCCGGCCGATCAGGGAATGGAACCTGCTCGACCGCGACGTCCTCGGTTGGCATGCTCAGTCGGATCTACGGCTCATCCGCGCTTTCGACCTGGTGGAGTTCCGCCTGGTGGTCGAGCCGCGTGCCGCCGCCCTCGCCGCCAAGCGCGGCACGGTGGAGGATTTCGCCGCGATCGACGCCGCCTGCACGGCGCTGGAGGCCTGCGTCGGCAAGCCCGGCCTGGTGCCGCACCGCGACATCGTCTTCCACCGCTCGATCCACAAGGCCTCGCACAACGCGATCCTCAACCATCTCGGCTCGCTCACCTCCTCGCTGATGCAGATCCAGGTCCTGATGACGACGCAGGAGCCGGGGTCCTTCGAGAAGGGCCTGCCGCTGCACCGCGCCCTGACGGAGGCGATCAAGGCAGGCGATGCCGCGCGCGCCGAGGCGATCTCGCGCGACCTCGTGCAGATGCCCTACAGCGACCTGGCGGACCGGCTCGCCGTCCCCCCGGAGCGCCAGCTCTAG
- a CDS encoding TIGR03364 family FAD-dependent oxidoreductase: MSRPYDLAVVGAGIVGLAHALAAVRRGLSVVVIDREAQANGASIRNFGFVTVTGQKRGETWRRAMRSRDVWVEVAAAAGIPVEHAGLAVLGRRPETLPVLEAFMATEMGEGCELLTAAQARARFPQLQPAALTAALWSPHDRRVESREAIPRLAAWLAEAHGVTFLRCTAVKAVEPPRIETTAGLVEAGAAVVCPGDDLLSLFPERIAAYGVRRCKLHMLRIAPPAPGWRLPGAVMTDLSLVRYEGYAELPEAAPLKARLQAEQAPHLANGVHLIAVQSADGSLVVGDSHHYAMTPDPFAPQAVDDLILDEYRATVAPGPPAVLERWTGVYSSADRVMFRDAPADAVRLVMVTSGTGASTAFAIGEETLADLHG; encoded by the coding sequence ATGTCCCGCCCCTATGATCTCGCCGTCGTCGGCGCCGGCATCGTCGGCCTCGCCCATGCGCTGGCGGCGGTGCGCCGCGGGCTCAGCGTCGTGGTGATCGACCGCGAGGCGCAGGCGAACGGCGCCTCGATCCGCAATTTCGGCTTCGTCACCGTCACCGGCCAGAAGCGCGGCGAGACCTGGCGGCGGGCCATGCGCTCGCGCGACGTCTGGGTCGAGGTCGCCGCCGCCGCCGGCATCCCGGTCGAGCATGCCGGGCTCGCCGTCCTCGGACGCCGGCCGGAGACCCTGCCGGTGCTGGAAGCCTTCATGGCCACCGAGATGGGCGAGGGCTGCGAGCTTTTGACCGCGGCGCAGGCGCGCGCCCGCTTCCCGCAGCTCCAGCCCGCGGCGCTGACCGCGGCGCTGTGGAGCCCGCACGACCGGCGGGTCGAATCGCGCGAGGCGATCCCGCGCCTCGCCGCCTGGCTGGCCGAGGCGCACGGCGTCACCTTCCTTCGCTGCACGGCGGTCAAGGCCGTGGAGCCGCCGCGGATCGAGACCACCGCCGGCCTTGTCGAGGCCGGCGCCGCGGTCGTCTGCCCCGGCGACGACCTGCTGAGCCTGTTCCCCGAGCGCATCGCCGCCTACGGCGTGCGCCGCTGCAAGCTGCACATGCTGCGGATCGCGCCGCCGGCGCCGGGGTGGCGCCTGCCCGGCGCCGTGATGACCGACCTCAGCCTGGTGCGCTACGAGGGCTATGCCGAATTGCCCGAGGCCGCTCCGCTGAAGGCCCGCCTGCAGGCCGAGCAGGCGCCGCATCTCGCCAACGGCGTCCACCTGATCGCGGTGCAGAGCGCCGACGGCTCGCTGGTGGTCGGCGACAGCCACCACTACGCGATGACGCCCGACCCCTTCGCGCCGCAGGCGGTCGACGACCTGATCCTGGACGAGTACCGCGCCACCGTCGCGCCGGGGCCGCCCGCCGTGCTGGAGCGCTGGACCGGCGTCTATTCCTCCGCCGACCGGGTGATGTTCCGCGATGCGCCCGCCGACGCCGTTCGCCTCGTCATGGTGACGAGCGGCACCGGCGCCTCCACCGCTTTCGCCATCGGCGAGGAGACCCTCGCCGATCTCCATGGTTAG
- a CDS encoding D-amino acid dehydrogenase — translation MVLGAGVIGATTAYALAADGHDVVVLDRQPAAGLETSFANGGLVTPATSDSWAAPGTPAKILKWLGKDDAPMLLRLSAVPGMLRWGLSFLANCRPAPWRANTRATLALALDSLAELRRIVALEQLSYDRNPPGLLKIFRSKGSMESALRAAALYEELGVRVERLDAGTAVAREPALAPIAGRLSGAVFYPDDESGDAFKFTQAIAAVAAARGAQFRYGQTIHRLAIEGERITAVETGGGPVKGDLFVLALGSYSPRLARTIGLSLPIYPAKGYSITVDTPGWNGAPRIPVADDELKAAVTPLGERLRVAGTVEFAGYDTSLDARRGRMLEDNLAAILPDHPKGPVRHWSGLRPLTPGGRPIVARLGPRNLLVNAGHGPLGWTLAAGSARRVAELAENYRDRGQDSRRAREGR, via the coding sequence GTGGTCCTCGGCGCCGGCGTAATCGGCGCCACCACCGCCTATGCGCTGGCGGCCGACGGCCACGATGTCGTGGTCCTCGATCGTCAGCCCGCCGCCGGCCTGGAGACGAGCTTCGCCAATGGCGGCCTCGTCACCCCCGCGACCTCCGATTCCTGGGCCGCGCCGGGCACGCCGGCCAAGATCCTGAAATGGCTGGGCAAGGACGACGCGCCCATGCTGCTGCGGCTCTCGGCCGTGCCGGGCATGCTGCGCTGGGGCCTGTCGTTCCTCGCCAATTGCCGGCCGGCGCCGTGGCGGGCCAACACGCGGGCGACGCTCGCACTGGCGCTCGACAGCCTGGCGGAACTCCGCCGCATCGTCGCGCTGGAGCAGCTTTCCTACGACCGCAACCCGCCGGGTCTGCTCAAGATCTTCCGGAGCAAGGGCTCGATGGAGTCTGCGTTGCGCGCTGCGGCCCTGTACGAGGAGCTCGGCGTCCGCGTGGAGCGGCTGGACGCCGGGACGGCCGTAGCGCGTGAGCCGGCACTCGCGCCCATCGCCGGGCGCCTCTCGGGCGCGGTGTTCTACCCCGACGACGAGAGTGGCGACGCCTTCAAGTTCACGCAAGCCATTGCCGCCGTGGCCGCGGCGCGCGGCGCACAATTCCGCTACGGGCAGACCATCCACCGCCTGGCGATCGAGGGCGAGCGCATCACCGCGGTCGAGACAGGCGGCGGTCCCGTCAAGGGCGACCTCTTCGTGCTGGCGCTCGGCAGCTATTCGCCGCGTCTGGCGCGGACGATCGGCTTGTCGCTGCCGATCTATCCGGCCAAGGGCTATTCGATCACCGTGGACACGCCCGGCTGGAACGGCGCGCCGCGCATCCCGGTGGCCGACGACGAGCTCAAGGCCGCGGTGACGCCGCTCGGCGAGCGCCTGCGTGTCGCCGGCACGGTGGAGTTCGCCGGCTACGATACCTCGCTCGATGCCAGGCGCGGCCGCATGCTGGAGGACAACCTCGCCGCCATTCTGCCCGACCATCCCAAGGGGCCGGTCCGTCACTGGTCCGGTCTGCGCCCGCTCACCCCGGGCGGCCGACCCATCGTTGCCCGCCTCGGCCCGAGGAACCTCCTGGTGAACGCCGGCCACGGCCCTCTCGGGTGGACCCTGGCGGCAGGCTCGGCCCGGCGGGTCGCGGAACTGGCGGAGAATTACCGCGATCGCGGCCAGGACTCGCGGCGTGCCCGAGAGGGCCGATGA
- a CDS encoding amino acid ABC transporter permease — MIRFFGELWENLPEWGPQMLAAAGETLKLAGASLALALLIGVAVALVRTSNAWPLRWAAIVYIEVGRGTPALVILFVIYFGLPAVAPNLQFDSFTAAVVGLGLQGGAILGEVFRAGIEAIDRGQREASLALGLTPARSMIDVIAPQALRIVLPPVGNYAIGLLKDTAIASIIAAPELMLRAKDLASSSFMPMHLYVLAALIYFAMSYPLSLLVGRLETALSKGRP, encoded by the coding sequence ATGATCAGGTTCTTCGGGGAGCTTTGGGAGAATCTGCCCGAGTGGGGGCCGCAGATGCTGGCCGCCGCCGGGGAGACGTTGAAGCTCGCCGGCGCGAGCCTCGCGCTGGCCCTGCTGATCGGCGTGGCGGTGGCGCTGGTGCGGACCTCGAATGCCTGGCCGCTGCGCTGGGCCGCCATCGTCTATATCGAGGTCGGGCGCGGCACGCCGGCCCTCGTCATCCTGTTCGTCATCTATTTCGGTCTTCCGGCGGTCGCCCCGAATCTCCAGTTCGACTCCTTCACCGCCGCCGTTGTCGGCCTGGGCCTGCAGGGCGGTGCCATTCTCGGCGAAGTCTTTCGCGCCGGCATCGAGGCCATCGACCGCGGCCAGCGCGAGGCCTCGCTCGCCCTCGGCCTGACGCCGGCGCGCAGCATGATCGATGTCATCGCCCCGCAGGCGCTGCGCATCGTGCTGCCGCCGGTCGGCAACTATGCCATCGGCCTTCTCAAGGACACGGCGATTGCCTCCATCATCGCCGCGCCCGAACTCATGCTCCGCGCCAAGGACCTGGCATCGTCGAGCTTCATGCCGATGCATCTCTACGTCCTCGCGGCGCTCATCTACTTCGCGATGAGCTATCCCCTGTCGCTCCTCGTGGGGCGGCTGGAGACGGCTCTGTCGAAGGGCCGCCCATGA
- a CDS encoding sulfurtransferase TusA family protein: protein MDEIRLDLRGLKCPLPVLRTRKALRAAAPGALVVATCTDPMAAIDLPNLARETGDTLEDQVAAQGYVEFRIRKAKA, encoded by the coding sequence ATGGATGAGATCCGCCTCGACCTCAGGGGCCTCAAATGCCCGCTGCCGGTCCTGCGCACGCGCAAGGCGCTGCGCGCCGCCGCGCCCGGCGCGCTGGTGGTGGCCACCTGCACCGATCCGATGGCGGCGATCGACCTGCCGAACCTGGCGCGCGAGACCGGCGACACCCTGGAAGACCAAGTCGCTGCGCAGGGTTACGTCGAGTTCCGCATCCGCAAGGCGAAGGCCTGA
- the mobB gene encoding molybdopterin-guanine dinucleotide biosynthesis protein B — protein MRLIGLSGWSGAGKTTLIAAVIPALVARGVTVSTIKHAHHSFEIDQPGKDSFVHRQAGASEVLVASAHRFALMRELRGAPEPPLAELVGRLAPVDLVIVEGFKRDAHPKLEIHRVATDKAFIHPGDPHVRAIATDAPGPFPIPRLPLDDIAGITGWMLREAVPVEELFGGGGRQSGRNGG, from the coding sequence ATGCGCCTGATCGGACTGTCGGGCTGGAGCGGCGCCGGCAAGACCACCCTGATCGCCGCCGTCATCCCCGCCCTGGTGGCACGCGGCGTGACGGTCTCCACGATCAAGCACGCCCATCATTCCTTCGAGATCGACCAGCCGGGCAAGGACAGCTTCGTCCATCGCCAGGCCGGCGCCAGCGAGGTGCTGGTCGCCTCGGCGCACCGCTTCGCGCTGATGCGGGAGCTGCGCGGCGCGCCCGAGCCGCCGCTCGCCGAACTGGTCGGGCGGCTGGCGCCGGTCGACCTCGTCATCGTCGAAGGCTTCAAGCGCGACGCCCATCCCAAGCTCGAGATCCATCGCGTGGCGACGGACAAGGCCTTCATCCACCCCGGCGACCCCCATGTCCGCGCCATCGCCACGGACGCCCCCGGCCCCTTCCCGATCCCGCGCCTGCCGCTCGACGACATCGCCGGCATCACCGGCTGGATGCTGCGCGAGGCCGTGCCGGTGGAGGAGCTTTTCGGCGGGGGCGGACGGCAGTCCGGACGCAACGGCGGTTGA
- a CDS encoding amino acid ABC transporter permease has product MDFWDTLIRTAPHFLPVLLEGAWVAVQVAAGALAVALPGGLALALLLLMPFRPARILARGYVEVMRGTPALTQLFIIYFGLADLGLGLPPLAAAIVGLGANGAAYLAEVFRAGIGAVHKGQTEAALSLGLPPADVLRFVVLPQAVRIMLPPLCNYAVQLLKDTTLASSVAAPEIMFRARNLVMETYLSMQIYLLVACIYLALSIPLSHLAARLQRRAEGAAR; this is encoded by the coding sequence ATGGACTTTTGGGACACGCTCATCCGAACTGCACCGCACTTCCTGCCCGTCCTGCTGGAAGGGGCCTGGGTCGCCGTGCAGGTGGCGGCCGGTGCCCTCGCGGTGGCGCTCCCCGGCGGCCTGGCGCTGGCGCTGCTGTTGCTGATGCCGTTCCGGCCGGCCCGCATCCTGGCGCGTGGCTATGTGGAAGTGATGCGCGGCACGCCGGCGCTGACCCAGCTCTTCATCATCTATTTCGGCCTTGCCGACCTCGGCCTGGGCCTGCCGCCGCTCGCGGCCGCCATCGTCGGCCTTGGCGCCAATGGCGCGGCCTATCTCGCCGAGGTGTTTCGCGCGGGCATCGGTGCCGTTCACAAGGGCCAGACCGAGGCGGCGCTTTCCCTCGGCCTGCCACCGGCAGACGTGCTGCGCTTCGTGGTGCTGCCGCAGGCGGTGCGGATCATGTTGCCGCCGCTGTGCAACTATGCCGTCCAGCTCCTCAAGGACACCACGCTCGCCTCCAGCGTCGCCGCGCCCGAGATCATGTTCCGGGCGCGCAATCTGGTCATGGAGACTTATCTCAGCATGCAGATCTACCTCCTGGTGGCCTGCATCTACCTGGCGCTGAGCATTCCGCTTTCCCATCTCGCCGCCCGCCTCCAGCGGCGGGCCGAGGGTGCGGCGCGATGA
- a CDS encoding mandelate racemase/muconate lactonizing enzyme family protein translates to MKIIGLETIPVSVPYSQVERSARVQRGGVSDVVVKLTTDSGLVGWGESCSGADTASIEMAVKAMAPFVLGRDPWDTEAIARDVYRTGLWDYRLQTGNFAYAGIDIALWDLCGKACGQPLYRLFGGAMREAVDYFFYLAAGTPDEVAAQVLLGVRRGYRHYYLKVGVDAAAEERMLAAIRSTAGPDAMIRIDANEAWPLPMAVRLLTRWHEAFDIDFAEAPVRAAPLSLMQDLRKRVPVALCANEGLSGEDAVVRMIDSGAADVLCMSSYWVGTLRRFHTLCSLANLKGIGVCKHTHGEFGIAAAAAHHMLLTLPNATEGAQQTASVMEGDLLAEPLPIATGPRWGLIDKPGLGIEVDEKRLARYAEAYRREGQFLPWSAWDGTPEFQPRQPLGETA, encoded by the coding sequence ATGAAGATCATTGGCCTGGAAACCATTCCCGTCAGCGTGCCCTACAGCCAGGTCGAGCGCAGCGCGCGCGTCCAGCGCGGCGGCGTCAGCGACGTCGTGGTGAAGCTGACGACCGATTCAGGCCTCGTCGGCTGGGGCGAGAGTTGCAGTGGCGCCGATACCGCCTCGATCGAGATGGCGGTCAAGGCCATGGCGCCCTTCGTCCTCGGCCGCGATCCCTGGGACACCGAGGCGATCGCCCGTGACGTCTACCGCACCGGCCTGTGGGACTACCGCCTCCAGACCGGCAACTTCGCCTACGCAGGCATCGACATCGCGCTGTGGGACCTGTGCGGCAAGGCCTGCGGCCAGCCGCTCTACCGCCTGTTCGGCGGAGCGATGCGCGAGGCGGTCGACTACTTCTTCTACCTCGCCGCCGGCACGCCCGACGAGGTCGCCGCGCAGGTGCTCCTCGGCGTCCGGCGCGGCTATCGCCACTACTACCTCAAGGTCGGTGTCGACGCCGCCGCCGAGGAGCGCATGCTGGCGGCGATCCGCTCCACCGCCGGTCCGGACGCCATGATCCGTATCGATGCCAACGAGGCCTGGCCGCTGCCGATGGCAGTGCGCCTGCTGACGCGCTGGCACGAGGCCTTCGACATCGACTTCGCCGAGGCGCCGGTGCGCGCCGCCCCCCTGTCCCTGATGCAGGACTTGCGCAAGCGCGTGCCCGTGGCGCTCTGCGCCAACGAGGGGCTGAGCGGCGAGGACGCCGTGGTCCGGATGATCGACAGCGGCGCGGCTGACGTGCTCTGCATGAGCAGCTACTGGGTCGGTACGTTGCGCCGCTTTCACACGCTCTGCAGCCTCGCAAACCTCAAGGGGATCGGTGTCTGCAAGCACACCCATGGCGAGTTCGGCATCGCCGCCGCTGCCGCCCACCACATGCTGCTGACGCTGCCCAACGCGACGGAGGGAGCGCAGCAGACCGCTTCGGTCATGGAAGGCGACCTGCTCGCCGAGCCCCTTCCGATCGCCACCGGCCCGCGCTGGGGCCTGATCGACAAGCCCGGCCTCGGCATCGAGGTCGATGAGAAGCGTCTCGCCCGCTACGCCGAGGCCTACCGGCGCGAGGGCCAGTTCCTGCCCTGGTCCGCGTGGGATGGGACGCCGGAATTCCAGCCACGGCAACCGCTTGGAGAGACAGCATGA
- a CDS encoding amino acid ABC transporter ATP-binding protein — MDPLVRIAALRKSFGTLEVLGGIDLEVARGECLSIIGPSGSGKTTLLRCVNYLERPTSGEVRIDGKLIGRAEGERGRYLSDREMAASRAEIGFVFQRFNLFPHLSAIDNVALAPRRVRGLALAEARDLSAQMLRKVGLGHKLSEYPDRLSGGQQQRVAIARVLAMQPKLILFDEPTSALDPELVGEVLAVMRTLAEEGRTMMIVTHEVRFAGDVSDRVIFMDHGRIVEEGSPDTLLRRPSQERTRTFLKKILEKSE; from the coding sequence ATGGATCCGCTCGTTCGCATCGCCGCCCTCAGGAAGAGCTTCGGCACGCTCGAAGTGCTCGGCGGCATCGATCTCGAGGTCGCGCGCGGCGAGTGCCTGTCGATCATCGGGCCCAGCGGCTCGGGCAAGACGACGCTTCTGCGCTGCGTGAACTATCTCGAACGCCCGACCAGCGGCGAGGTGCGCATCGACGGCAAGCTGATCGGCCGGGCCGAGGGCGAGCGCGGGCGCTACCTCTCCGACCGCGAGATGGCCGCCTCGCGCGCCGAGATCGGCTTCGTCTTCCAGCGCTTCAATCTCTTTCCCCACCTGTCGGCCATCGACAACGTGGCGCTGGCGCCGCGGCGGGTGCGCGGCCTCGCCCTCGCCGAGGCGCGAGACCTCTCGGCGCAGATGCTGCGGAAGGTCGGTCTCGGCCACAAGCTCTCGGAATACCCGGACCGCCTCTCCGGCGGCCAGCAGCAGCGTGTCGCCATCGCCCGCGTGCTCGCCATGCAGCCCAAGCTGATCCTCTTCGACGAGCCGACCTCGGCGCTCGATCCGGAACTGGTCGGCGAGGTTCTCGCCGTCATGCGCACCCTCGCCGAGGAGGGGCGCACGATGATGATCGTCACCCACGAGGTGCGCTTCGCCGGCGACGTCTCGGACCGGGTGATCTTCATGGATCACGGCCGCATCGTCGAGGAAGGCTCGCCGGACACGCTGCTGCGCCGTCCGAGCCAGGAGCGCACCCGCACCTTCCTGAAAAAGATCCTCGAAAAGTCGGAATGA